The proteins below come from a single Anguilla rostrata isolate EN2019 chromosome 3, ASM1855537v3, whole genome shotgun sequence genomic window:
- the LOC135250254 gene encoding probable ribonuclease ZC3H12B, translating into MTGWSRVEELTMDEGQRSSREKGGANGGGESGAEEGSSSESEAEQELGQEQEQDQAGRGRRREGLISTKPHRQLCRSPCLDRPSFSQSSTLQELRSDDTRPSAPADRGYQAKMDFALKLGYPGEQVEAVLGKLGADALINDVLAELVRLGSKGEAEGPPGGAGGGAGGGPGVGGGAGIPRGPCGKEISSPETSLEDESVDNTDNLRPIVIDGSNVAMSHGNKEVFSCRGIQLAVDWFLEKGHKDITVFVPAWRKEQSRPDAPITDQEILRKLEKEKILVFTPSRRVQGRRVVCYDDRFIVKLACDSDGIIVSNDNYRDLQNEKPEWKKFIEERLLMYSFVNDKFMPPDDPLGRHGPSLENFLRKRPVIPEHKKQPCPYGKKCTYGHKCKYYHPERANQPQRSVADELRAFAKLSAVKTMSEGALIKCGSGSLAGGKGDPGSEAKRVAPKRQSDPSIRSVAATAGCEADDRPSAPRRPDSGSVPALVTALSVPTMPPVKSHAAGALNTRSASSPIPGSSHFSCGSIEHAPGAQYPPILVTNTHGAPLGYGEPFPKYDSTSDHGYYSMLSDFSSVSLGSMHAADSFYSMEEEPRAYPKSQPSAESYPAVRYAGGELYMGSLDSGLEENAKGQQQQHPPPQTQRSLPAFAHGFHHEALTRVQSYGSEEPKQGLRKLARLAPHLQHPLVGARSSCPGDYPLPQGVHPSSPSSPSSSSSPSGPAQPGRTLGMTRMDSVSDSRLYEGGVMRQRRPPLCREQHASWDPLPVGGAPEHCGCRHPFPLGGALMQPCCERVMVRSMPEKMEQAWRCASPWEEPPGAPGPAATPADPPERQGVPEQQYQTYRNLCNIFPAHVVHSVMEQHPHVTDPQQLAAVIVSRLRSGR; encoded by the exons ATGACCGGCTGGTCCAGGGTGGAGGAGCTGACAATGGACGAGGGACAACGGTCCTCCAGGGAGAAGGGGGGCGCCAACGGGGGTGGCGAGTCGGGCGCAGAGGAGGGCTCCAGCTCGGAGAGCGAGGCGGAGCAGGAgctggggcaggagcaggagcaggatcAGGCCGGCCGTGgccggaggagggaggggctgatCTCTACCAAGCCCCACCGCCAGCTCTGCCGGTCCCCCTGCCTGGACCGGCCCAGTTTCTCCCAGAGCAGCACCCTGCAGGAGCTCCGCTCCGATGACACCCGCCCGTCAGCCCCCGCTGACCGCGGCTACCAGGCCAAGATGGACTTCGCCCTGAAGCTGGGCTACCCCGGGGAGCAGGTGGAGGCCGTGCTGGGCAAGCTGGGCGCCGACGCCCTGATCAACGACGTCCTGGCTGAGCTGGTGAGGCTCGGGAGCAAGGGAGAGGCTGAGGGCCCACccggtggggcggggggcggagctgggggcGGGCCAGGGGTCGGGGGTGGAGCTGGGATACCCAGAGGCCCCTGCGGTAAGGAGATCAGCAGCCCGGAGACGTCACTGGAGGACGAGTCTGTGGACAACACTGACAACCTGCGGCCCATCGTCATTGACGGCTCCAACGTAGCCATGAG CCATGGAAACAAAGAGGTGTTCTCCTGCCGTGGGATCCAGCTGGCGGTGGATTGGTTCCTGGAGAAGGGGCATAAGGACATCACGGTGTTTGTTCCAGCCTGGAGGAAGGAGCAGTCCAGGCCTGACGCCCCCATCACAG ATCAGGAAATCTTGAGAAAgctggagaaagaaaagattCTGGTGTTCACCCCCTCCCGGCGGGTCCAGGGCAGGAGGGTGGTGTGCTATGACGACCGCTTCATCGTCAAGCTGGCCTGCGACTCGGACGGCATCATCGTATCCAATGACAACTACAGGGACCTCCAGAACGAGAAGCCTGAGTGGAAGAAATTCATTGAGGAACGGCTCCTTATGTACTCCTTTGTGAACGACAA ATTCATGCCTCCAGACGATCCTTTAGGAAGACATGGTCCAAGTTTGGAGAACTTCCTCCGAAAAAGGCCAGTCATTccagaacacaaaaaacaaccatGTCCTTATG GAAAGAAATGCACCTATGGACATAAGTGCAAGTACTACCACCCCGAACGGGCCAATCAGCCGCAGCGGTCCGTGGCAGACGAGCTGCGGGCGTTTGCCAAACTGTCCGCGGTGAAGACCATGAGTGAAGGGGCGCTGATCAAGTGCGGCTCAGGGTCCCtggcaggggggaagggggaccCCGGATCAGAGGCCAAACGCGTGGCCCCCAAACGTCAGTCGGACCCCAGCATCCGCTCGGTGGCGGCTACGGCGGGCTGCGAGGCGGACGACCGCCCGTCGGCGCCCCGTCGGCCCGACTCGGGCTCGGTGCCGGCCCTGGTCACGGCGCTCAGCGTGCCGACGATGCCGCCAGTGAAGAGCCACGCGGCAGGGGCCCTGAACACCCGCTCGGCCAGCAGCCCCATCCCGGGCTCCTCCCACTTCTCCTGCGGCTCGATCGAGCATGCCCCTGGCGCGCAGTACCCGCCCATCCTGGTCACCAACACCCACGGCGCCCCCCTCGGCTACGGCGAACCCTTCCCCAAGTACGACTCCACCAGCGACCACGGCTACTACTCGATGCTGAGCGATTTCTCCAGCGTCAGCCTGGGGAGCATGCACGCCGCCGACAGCTTCTACAGCATGGAGGAGGAGCCCAGGGCCTACCCCAAGAGCCAACCCAGCGCCGAGTCCTATCCCGCGGTCCGCTACGCCGGCGGGGAGCTCTACATGGGCTCGCTGGACAGCGGATTGGAGGAGAACGCCaagggacagcagcagcagcacccgcCCCCCCAGACCCAGCGGAGCCTGCCGGCCTTCGCCCACGGCTTCCACCACGAGGCGCTGACCCGCGTGCAGAGCTACGGGTCCGAGGAGCCCAAGCAGGGCCTCCGCAAACTGGCCCGCCTGGCCCCCcacctccagcaccccctggtgGGCGCCCGGTCCAGCTGCCCCGGGGACTACCCCCTGCCGCAGGGCGTCCACCCCTCCTcgccttcctccccctcctcctcctcctcgccgtcgggccccgcccagcccggGCGGACGCTGGGCATGACGCGCATGGACAGCGTGTCGGACTCGCGGCTGTACGAGGGCGGCGTCATGCGGCAGAGGCGCCCGCCGCTGTGCCGCGAGCAGCACGCCAGCTGGGACCCGCTGCCCGTGGGGGGCGCCCCCGAGCACTGCGGGTGCCGCCACCCCTTCCCGCTGGGCGGGGCCCTGATGCAGCCCTGCTGCGAGAGGGTGATGGTGCGCAGCATGCCCGAGAAGATGGAGCAGGCCTGGCGCTGCGCGTCGCCGTGGGAGGAGCCTCCCGGCGCGCCCGGCCCCGCCGCCACGCCCGCCGACCCCCCTGAGCGCCAGGGCGTGCCCGAGCAGCAGTACCAGACCTACCGCAACCTCTGCAACATCTTCCCCGCCCACGTGGTGCACTCGGTCATGGAGCAACACCCCCACGTCACCGACCCCCAGCAGCTGGCCGCGGTCATCGTCAGCAGGCTCCGCTCCGGCcgctag